The Coffea arabica cultivar ET-39 chromosome 8e, Coffea Arabica ET-39 HiFi, whole genome shotgun sequence genome window below encodes:
- the LOC140012655 gene encoding uncharacterized protein: MSVTEYETQFTKLSKFAPELIATEPRKVRRFVQGLNVELQEALAVAQINTFTEVLEKAQRIETARAHVRNFHAKRKGGSSRAQGSVRSDQNAPPAKSSRGAGGGRFSSASRGGAPRGGTQRGGAQRGGQSGRGQGRGIPQGGQTSTPRVTCGYCGKPNHTEDECWRKARKCLRCGSTEHQIVNCPLISDTQSTARSNPKPTNAGGARSRVPARVYSLDQQSVPEPTEVVDGMDWLAHYHDRVDCRMKVVEFCISGEATLKLDVRGMIASSALISGIRARKLLSCEARGYLAFLINTPGEKTKLEDMPVISEFPDVFPEELESLPPEREIEFKIDLVPGTTPISKTPYRMAPAELKELKVQLQDLLERGFIHESESPCGAPVLFVKKKDRSLRLCIDYRGLNAGKYIWDVKCESSFQELKKQLTMAPVLALPSGSDSYTVYTDTSKEGLGCVLMQNRNVIAYASRKLKPHEQNYPTHDLELAAVVFALKKWRHYLYGVTFEVYTDHKSLKYLFSQKELNLRQRQWVEFLEDYDLNMKYPLEKLVKLYMDEVVRLHGVPVSIVSDRDPRGSWSQYLTLVEFAYNSSYHSSIQMALYEALYGRRCRSPIHWEEVGERKIIDPTTIPWVEEAYEKVKMIRQRLQTAQSRQKSYADHRRKDLEFEIGDKVFLRITPLKGKIRAGKGKKLQPRYIGSFNVLQRIEKVAYRLELPASLSRIHDVFHVSLLKKYHPDPTHILPPENVELDESLTYEEQPIQILDRKVKDLRTKQIPLVKVLWKHHEVEEATWELEKDMQEKYPDLFTTKEM, translated from the exons atgagtgtaactgagtatgagacccAGTTTACGAAATTGtcaaaatttgcccctgaactgATTGCTACGGAACCAAGGAAAGTacggaggtttgtgcaagggctaaatgtggaattacaagaagccttagcggTAGCTCAGATTAATACATTTACGGAGGTCCtggagaaggcccaaaggaTAGAAACTGCTAGGGCACACGTGAGGAATTTCCACGCCAAACGAAAAGGGGGATCTAGTAGAGCCCAAGGGTCTGTGCGGAGTGATCAAAACGCACCACCTGCCAAGTCTAGTCGTGGGGCTGGAGGTGGACGGTTTTCGAGTGCGTCTAGGGGAGGTGCTCCGAGAGGAGGTACTCAGAGAGGAGGCGCCCAGAGGGGAGGCCAAAGTGGTAGAGGACAAGGTAGAGGAATTCCGCAGGGAGGTCAGACCTCTACTCCCCGAGTAACATGCGGATACTGTGGAAAACCGAACCATACTGAGGATGAATGTTGGAGAAAGGCTCGGAAGTGCCTAAGGTGTGGAAGTACGGAGCACCAAATAGTCAACTGCCCGTTGATCAGTGATACCCAGTCGACTGCCAGGTCAAACCCAAAGCCGACCAATGCTGGAGGGGCTAGGTCGAGGGTTCCGGCTAGAGTATATTCACTGGACCAACAATCCGTGCCTGAACCAACGGAGGTGGTAGATg gtatggattggctagctcatTATCATGATCGGGTAGATTGTAGGATGAAAGTGGTCGAATTTTGTATATCGGGGGAGGCAACTCTAAAGCTTGATGTGAGGGGTATGATAGCCtcttctgcacttatttcgggtataagggctaggaaattgcttagtTGTGAGGCTCGTGGTTACCTAGCTTTTCTAATTAATACTCCGGGAGAAAAGACTAAGTTGGAAGACATGCCAGTAATCAGTGAATTTCCGGACGTATTTCCGGAGGAGTTGGAGTCTCTGCCGCCCGAAagggagattgaatttaagatTGACTTAGTACCCGGAACCACTCCTATTTCGAAAACTCCTTATCGtatggcacctgctgagcttAAGGAGTTGAAGGTACAATTGCAGGACTTGCtagaacgagggtttattcatgAGAGCGAGTCTCCGTGTGGAGCTCCAgtgctatttgttaagaagaaggacaGGAGTTTAAGGTTGTGCATTGACTATCGAGGATTGAATGCA ggaaagtatatttgggatgttaagtgtgaaagtagtttccaagagCTTAAGAAACAATTAACTATGGCTCCAGTTTTAGCTTTGCCCAGTGGGAGTGATAGTTATACGGTTTATACCGATACTTCAAAAGAAGGGCTAGGGTGTGTGTTGATGCAgaataggaatgtgattgcctatGCGTCTCGGAAATTAAAACCTCATGAAcagaattatccgacccatgatttggagctTGCAGCTGTAGTAttcgctttgaagaaatggcggCATTATCTTTATGGTGTAACTTTTGAGGTTTATACGGAtcataagagccttaagtatctgttttctcagaaggagttaAATCTAAGACAACGTCAGTGGGTAGAGTTCTTAGAGGATTATGACt TGAACATGAAATATCCTTTGGAGAAACTTGTTAAACTCTATATGGATGAGGTAGTAAGACTACACGGGGTACCAGTGAGTATTGTATCGGATAGAGACCCCAG AGGAAGTTGGAGCCAATATTTAACCTTGGTTGAGTTCGCGTATAACAGTAGTTATCAttcctctattcaaatggctctaTATGAAGCATTGTATGGACGAAGATGTCGATCTCCAATCCATTGGGAggaagtaggagagagaaaaattatAGATCCGACCacaataccatgggttgaggaagcGTATGAGAAAGTAAAAATGATCCGCCAGAGGCTTCAAACAGCCCAAAGCCGTCAGAAAAGCTATGCCGATCATAGGAGGaaggacttggagtttgaaataGGGGATAAGGTGTTTCTTCGGATTACACCATTAAAAGGAAAGATCAgagcaggaaaagggaaaaagttgcaaccacgaTATATAGGATCTTTCAATGTACTTCAGCGAATAGAAAAGGTGGCTTATCGACTTGAGCTACCAGCTAGTTTGTCTAGGATCCATGACGTTTTCCATGtttctttgcttaagaaataccatccgGATCCAACTCACATTTTGCCACCTGAAAATGTTGAACTTGACGAGTCCTTAACTTATGAAGAACAACCTATTCAAAtactggatcgaaaggtgaaggacctGAGAACCAAGCAGATTCCTTTAGTAAAGGTTCTATGGAAGCatcatgaagtggaagaagcaacttgggagctAGAAAAGGACATGCAAGAGAAATATCCCGACCTGTTCACGacaaaag